Within the Solwaraspora sp. WMMA2056 genome, the region GAGCAGGACTGGCGGCGGGCACCGTCAACGCGGCGGCCGGCGGCGGCTCGCTGATCACCTTCCCGGCGCTGATCGCGGTCGGGCTGCCCCCGGTCGCGGCGAACGTCACCAACGCGATCGCGGTCTGCCCCGGCTACGTCGCCAGCACCCTCGGCAGCCGCGACGACCTGCCGCGTCAGCGCAAGATCTGGCGCCTCGTGCCGACCGCCGTCGCCGGAGCGATCCTCGGCTGCGTCCTGCTGCTGGTCACCCCGCCCCGGGCCTTCGAGCTGATCGTGCCGTTCCTGGTGATCAGCGCGGCGGCGGTGCTCGGCTTCCAGAACCAGCTGCGGAGACTCGTCGGCGAACCCCACCACCTGCCGGCCGGGCTTGAGCAGTGGTCACTGCAGGCGATGACCTTCTTCTGCGCCGCGTACGGCGGATACTTCGGTGCGGCACTCGGGGTGATGCTGGTCGCCGGACTGGCCCTGGTGCTCGACGAAACCCTCAACGGTGTGGTCGCACTGAAGAACCTGCTCTCGGCGGCGGTCGGGGTCACCACCGTCGCCGTGTTCGCCATCTTCGGCCAGGTCGACTGGCTGGCAGCTGCCGTCGTCGCCCCCGCCACCATCGTCGGCGGATACGTCGGCGCGCGGGTGGTGCGCAAGCTTCCGCCGACCGTACTGCGCTTCGGCATCGTCATCTTCGGCGTCGGCATCGGTGTCCTGCTCCTGGCCCGCGCCCTACGCTGAGCCGCTGGCCCGTGCTCCGACGACGCCGGCCACCCACGATCATGGTCGGATGGCGCGAACGCTGGTGTATCTGGTCCGGCACGGCGAGCAGAGCAGCGACGGGACCGGGCCGGACCCTGGTCTGTCCGAGCTCGGTCGGCGGCAGGCGCGTCGACTCGGTGCCCGGTTGCGTGCGGTGCCGTTCGACGCTGTCCACCACGGACCGGCGGCGCGGGCAGCGCAGACCGCCGAGGAGCTCTCCGACTTCCTGCCGAAGGTCCCGGTGCACGAGTGCCGGTTCGCCGCCGACGTGACGCCGGTGCCGACACCCGGGCGTGCCGACCAGACGGTGCCACAGCGGTACGCCGATTTCCTCGACGCGGTCCCGGAACTGGAGCGCGACCCGGGCGCGGTGCGGGTCCAGGCAGCGGTGAACCGCTGGGGGCGGGTCGGTGA harbors:
- a CDS encoding sulfite exporter TauE/SafE family protein, which produces MDIAELALLVGAGLAAGTVNAAAGGGSLITFPALIAVGLPPVAANVTNAIAVCPGYVASTLGSRDDLPRQRKIWRLVPTAVAGAILGCVLLLVTPPRAFELIVPFLVISAAAVLGFQNQLRRLVGEPHHLPAGLEQWSLQAMTFFCAAYGGYFGAALGVMLVAGLALVLDETLNGVVALKNLLSAAVGVTTVAVFAIFGQVDWLAAAVVAPATIVGGYVGARVVRKLPPTVLRFGIVIFGVGIGVLLLARALR
- a CDS encoding histidine phosphatase family protein, with the translated sequence MARTLVYLVRHGEQSSDGTGPDPGLSELGRRQARRLGARLRAVPFDAVHHGPAARAAQTAEELSDFLPKVPVHECRFAADVTPVPTPGRADQTVPQRYADFLDAVPELERDPGAVRVQAAVNRWGRVGDVDRYELVVTHNFVIGWFVRHALDAPYWRWLGLNQFNCGLTIVQWRADAAPTLVSFNDIGHLPLDERGQPPVELLS